Proteins from a genomic interval of Actinoalloteichus hymeniacidonis:
- a CDS encoding ABC-F family ATP-binding cassette domain-containing protein — protein sequence MPAGDRAHLRAEGISVVRGARRILHEVSVTVSPTSRLAVVGENGRGKTTLLHVLAGLVQPDHGTVHRAGTVGLAQQALAAGPGETVGRLISQALRASQDALIELDAAGAALAEGATSAEDRYATALEAATRLDAWDADRRVDVALDALRACSDRARELSTLSVGQRYRVRLACLLGAKHDTLLLDEPTNHLDADGLLFLTRRLAEHRGGLALVSHDRALLRDVTEQYLDLDPSRDGRPRSYAGGYDAWQAERARERERWSQEYETQQTEHRRLTTAAQQARDRLNTGWRPDKGTGKHQRQSRAPGVVQAFNRQQEALEAHRVIVPEPPLTLRWPRIEVRPGAALLRAHEVTVARQLDQPVSLTVDGGDRLLVTGENGAGKSTLLAVLAQRLEPTGGRLHRLRGGSVALVQQEVPEWNGERSAAQLYEQRIGELVADGELRDSEAVSLASTGLLDRHALRTPVGRMSQGQQRRLDLALALATRPSVLILDEPTNHLSSVLVDELTAAIRETAAAVIVATHDRQLLRDLADWPRLAITASAPPTVG from the coding sequence ATGCCCGCAGGCGACCGAGCCCACCTGCGGGCCGAGGGGATCAGCGTCGTGCGGGGCGCCCGCCGGATCCTGCACGAGGTGTCCGTCACGGTGTCCCCGACCTCCCGGCTCGCCGTGGTCGGCGAGAACGGCCGAGGCAAGACGACCCTGTTGCACGTCCTGGCCGGGCTAGTGCAGCCCGATCACGGAACCGTGCATCGCGCGGGCACCGTCGGCCTGGCGCAACAGGCACTCGCCGCAGGCCCCGGCGAGACGGTGGGCCGCCTGATCTCCCAGGCGCTACGGGCCTCGCAGGATGCGCTGATCGAACTCGACGCGGCGGGTGCGGCCCTGGCCGAGGGCGCCACCAGCGCCGAGGACCGGTACGCCACGGCCTTGGAGGCCGCGACCCGGCTGGACGCCTGGGACGCCGACCGGCGCGTCGATGTCGCGCTCGATGCGTTGCGCGCCTGCTCGGATCGGGCACGCGAGTTGTCGACGCTGTCGGTCGGACAGCGCTATCGGGTCCGGCTGGCCTGTCTGTTGGGCGCCAAGCACGACACGCTGTTGTTGGACGAACCCACCAACCATCTCGATGCCGATGGGCTGCTGTTCCTGACGCGTCGACTCGCCGAGCACCGGGGCGGCCTCGCACTGGTCAGCCACGATCGGGCGCTGCTACGGGATGTCACCGAGCAGTATCTGGACCTCGATCCGAGTCGGGACGGTCGCCCGCGTAGCTACGCGGGTGGCTACGACGCCTGGCAGGCCGAACGGGCTCGCGAGCGGGAGCGGTGGTCGCAGGAGTACGAGACGCAGCAGACGGAACATCGTCGGCTCACGACGGCGGCCCAACAGGCCAGGGATCGGCTGAACACCGGTTGGCGGCCGGACAAGGGCACCGGGAAACACCAGCGGCAGAGCCGAGCGCCGGGGGTCGTGCAGGCGTTCAACCGGCAGCAGGAAGCCCTCGAAGCCCACCGGGTCATCGTCCCCGAGCCGCCGCTGACGCTGCGTTGGCCGAGGATCGAGGTCCGCCCCGGCGCGGCGTTGCTGCGCGCTCACGAGGTCACGGTGGCCCGGCAGTTGGACCAACCCGTCTCGTTGACCGTCGACGGCGGCGACCGGCTGTTGGTCACCGGCGAGAACGGCGCGGGCAAATCCACCCTGCTCGCGGTGCTCGCGCAGCGCCTCGAACCGACCGGCGGACGCCTGCATCGGCTGCGCGGCGGTTCGGTGGCGTTGGTGCAGCAGGAGGTTCCGGAGTGGAACGGTGAGCGCAGCGCCGCGCAGCTCTACGAGCAGCGGATCGGTGAACTGGTCGCCGATGGCGAGCTCCGCGACTCCGAGGCGGTGTCGCTGGCATCGACCGGTCTGCTGGATCGCCATGCGCTGCGCACTCCCGTCGGCCGGATGTCGCAGGGACAACAGCGCAGGCTCGATCTCGCGCTCGCGCTGGCGACCCGGCCGAGCGTGCTCATCCTCGACGAACCGACCAACCACCTCTCCTCGGTGTTGGTCGACGAGCTGACGGCGGCGATCCGGGAGACGGCCGCCGCCGTCATCGTGGCCACCCACGATCGTCAGCTGCTACGGGATCTCGCCGACTGGCCTCGGCTGGCGATCACGGCGTCAGCACCACCGACGGTCGGCTGA
- a CDS encoding 1,4-alpha-glucan branching protein domain-containing protein, protein MTESDSGEPIGDFALVLHTHLPWLARHGGWPVGEEWLYQSWADSYLPLVEVLYRLAEQDQREVLALGLTPVLAAQLDDPYCLRGMHDWLGNRVLRTQHAATRWQHDRPELRELAAAEYRRATHALHLFESRWRHGASPVLRPLVDAGVIELLGGPATHPFQPLLLPRVRAGALHVGLEDGALRLGRRSTGIWAPECGFDPGMETGYAAAGLTHFLVDSPALAGRTSAARPVWDSDVVCFGRDGELAERVWSPKVGYPGHPDYRDFHTYDHPTGLKPARVTGHSIAPADKQPYRADRASAAVAEHVTDFVDAVVARLREHRVVDGRQGLVVAAFDTELFGHWWHEGPDWLTGVLRALPEAGVRVTTPARVLARGHVGTPVELPASSWGAGKDWRVWNGPAVSDLVATNERLQHRLLEVIDTHRFPAGRDAVVDQLWQEALLACSSDWAFMVTRDSAADYARARAAEHTEAFHRLADLLATGDRAGAAAEAARLRVVDNPFGGLDARRLAVGTP, encoded by the coding sequence GTGACCGAATCCGACTCCGGGGAGCCGATCGGCGATTTCGCCCTCGTTCTGCACACTCACCTGCCCTGGTTGGCGCGGCACGGCGGCTGGCCGGTCGGCGAGGAATGGCTGTATCAGTCCTGGGCTGACTCCTATCTGCCGCTGGTCGAGGTGCTGTACCGGTTGGCCGAGCAGGACCAGCGCGAGGTGCTCGCCCTCGGGCTGACCCCCGTCCTCGCCGCGCAGCTCGACGACCCGTACTGCCTGCGCGGGATGCACGACTGGCTGGGTAACCGGGTCCTGCGCACGCAGCACGCCGCGACCCGGTGGCAGCACGATCGACCCGAGTTGCGCGAGCTGGCCGCCGCCGAGTACCGGCGGGCAACCCACGCCCTGCACCTGTTCGAGAGCCGCTGGCGCCACGGCGCGTCGCCGGTGCTGCGGCCCTTGGTCGACGCAGGGGTGATCGAGCTGTTGGGTGGTCCGGCCACCCACCCGTTCCAACCGCTGCTGCTGCCCCGGGTGCGAGCCGGGGCCCTACACGTCGGACTCGAGGACGGCGCGTTGCGACTCGGCAGGCGCAGCACCGGGATCTGGGCGCCGGAATGCGGCTTCGACCCCGGCATGGAGACCGGTTACGCGGCGGCCGGCCTGACGCACTTCCTGGTGGACTCGCCCGCGTTGGCGGGCCGCACCTCGGCCGCCCGACCGGTGTGGGACTCCGACGTCGTATGTTTCGGCCGGGACGGGGAGCTGGCCGAACGGGTCTGGTCGCCGAAGGTCGGTTATCCGGGACATCCGGACTACCGGGACTTCCACACCTACGACCATCCGACCGGGCTCAAGCCCGCCCGCGTCACCGGGCATTCGATCGCGCCTGCGGACAAACAGCCCTACCGCGCCGATCGGGCCTCGGCCGCCGTGGCCGAGCACGTCACCGACTTCGTCGATGCCGTCGTGGCGCGGTTGCGGGAGCATCGCGTCGTCGACGGGCGGCAGGGTCTGGTGGTGGCGGCCTTCGATACCGAGTTGTTCGGGCACTGGTGGCACGAGGGACCGGACTGGCTGACGGGTGTGCTGCGCGCGCTTCCCGAGGCCGGGGTCCGAGTCACCACACCTGCGCGGGTGTTGGCGCGCGGGCACGTCGGCACCCCGGTCGAGCTGCCCGCCTCGTCCTGGGGCGCAGGCAAGGACTGGCGGGTGTGGAACGGACCCGCGGTCTCGGATCTGGTCGCGACCAACGAGCGGTTGCAACACAGATTGCTCGAGGTCATCGACACCCACCGCTTCCCGGCGGGACGCGATGCGGTGGTCGATCAGCTCTGGCAGGAGGCGTTGTTGGCCTGTTCCAGCGATTGGGCGTTCATGGTCACCAGGGATTCGGCGGCCGACTATGCCCGAGCTCGGGCGGCCG
- a CDS encoding electron transfer flavoprotein subunit beta/FixA family protein, with product MNIVVLVKQVPDTYSERKLNDADHTLDRDSADAVIDEINERAVEEALRIQEAHGGEVVVLSMGPDRATEALRKGLAMGAHRAVHVSDPALHGTDLIQTAKVLAKAIGTVEGVDLVVTGNEATDGRGGAIPAVLAELLGLPQLTHARKVEIDGQTVRVERETDEGITHLEAQLPAVVSVGEKINDPRYPSFKGIMAAKKKQTDTVTLADLGIDAAEVGLGGSWSTVVESAPKPPRGAGERVDDQGQGGAQIAEYLVGQKLI from the coding sequence ATGAACATTGTCGTGCTGGTAAAGCAGGTGCCCGACACCTACTCCGAGCGCAAGCTCAACGACGCCGACCACACGCTGGACCGTGACTCGGCGGACGCGGTGATCGACGAGATCAACGAGCGTGCCGTGGAGGAGGCGCTCCGTATCCAGGAGGCGCACGGGGGTGAGGTCGTCGTCCTGTCCATGGGACCCGACCGCGCCACCGAGGCACTCCGCAAGGGACTGGCGATGGGCGCGCACAGAGCCGTGCATGTCTCCGACCCGGCCCTGCACGGAACCGACCTGATCCAGACCGCGAAGGTGCTGGCCAAGGCCATCGGCACCGTCGAGGGCGTCGACCTGGTCGTCACGGGCAACGAGGCCACCGACGGTCGTGGCGGCGCCATTCCCGCGGTCCTGGCCGAGCTGCTGGGCCTTCCCCAGCTCACCCACGCCCGCAAGGTCGAGATCGACGGCCAGACCGTCCGGGTGGAGCGGGAGACCGACGAGGGCATCACGCACCTCGAGGCCCAGCTGCCCGCAGTGGTCAGCGTCGGCGAGAAGATCAACGACCCCCGGTACCCCTCCTTCAAGGGGATCATGGCCGCCAAGAAGAAGCAGACGGACACGGTGACGTTGGCCGATCTGGGCATCGACGCGGCCGAGGTCGGCCTGGGTGGCTCCTGGAGCACCGTCGTCGAATCCGCCCCCAAGCCGCCGCGCGGCGCGGGCGAGCGAGTCGACGACCAAGGCCAGGGCGGCGCGCAGATCGCCGAGTACCTGGTCGGCCAGAAGCTCATCTGA
- a CDS encoding TetR/AcrR family transcriptional regulator — protein sequence MSEATSSAPARDVSRGRIDKRQAILSAAFTVFAREGYAQAGVSVIAAEAGVAKPTVYSHFGDKENLFRATITAEADRALATNLAVVERLMDRGQDLSTLLAEVGYDLVECYCDERSWAVRRLVYAELPQHLELVDIVRGRAADRVTEALADRLARLSLAGRLRRCDPVEAAEQLSALLTGSLESRARFGTRSVPDPEKRALVAAAVRTFLHAYGPEPA from the coding sequence GTGAGCGAAGCGACCAGCTCGGCCCCGGCGCGAGACGTCTCGCGCGGCCGGATCGACAAGCGGCAGGCGATCCTGTCGGCCGCCTTCACGGTCTTCGCCCGGGAGGGCTACGCGCAGGCGGGGGTGAGCGTGATCGCGGCCGAGGCCGGGGTGGCCAAACCCACCGTCTACAGCCACTTCGGCGATAAGGAGAACCTGTTCCGCGCCACCATCACGGCGGAGGCCGACCGGGCGTTGGCCACGAATCTCGCGGTGGTCGAGCGGCTGATGGACCGGGGTCAAGATCTCTCGACGCTGCTCGCGGAGGTCGGCTACGACCTGGTCGAGTGTTACTGCGACGAACGCTCGTGGGCGGTGCGCAGGCTGGTGTACGCGGAGTTGCCGCAGCACCTCGAACTGGTCGATATCGTTCGGGGGCGGGCGGCCGACCGGGTGACCGAGGCGTTGGCCGACCGGCTGGCCAGGCTCTCGTTGGCGGGGAGGCTGCGTCGCTGCGATCCGGTGGAGGCGGCCGAGCAGTTGAGCGCCCTGCTCACCGGATCGCTGGAATCACGGGCCAGGTTCGGCACCCGCTCGGTTCCCGATCCGGAGAAACGGGCCCTGGTCGCGGCCGCCGTTCGGACCTTCCTGCACGCCTACGGGCCCGAACCGGCCTGA
- a CDS encoding cysteine desulfurase family protein: MAYLDHAATTPMRPAAVLAMTEALTVVGNASSLHASGRRARRRVEECRERLATALGARPSEIIFTAGGTESDNLAIKGIYWARRDADQRRRRILVAPTEHHAVLDAVQWLADHEGAELDWLAVDSTGRVAPETLRAAIEAAPETVALVTVMWANNEVGTINPMDALVAVASEHDIPLHSDAVQAVGMLPVDFGASGISALSLAGHKVGGPIGVGALLLRRDVACVPLLHGGGQERDVRSGTLDAPAVAALSAAVEESVGQRAPTARRVEGLRDELIAQVLAQVPDAVVNGAAGERLRTGSEQPALPGIAHFTFPGCEGDALLMLLDAKGIECSTGSACTAGVAEASHVLIAMGADRSAARGSLRFSLGHDSTPEDVRELGAVIGSVVERARAAGVTRRRTASTDDGRSDPSGNTGGPANADLSGRPTETGARKSSGATAGPRNSMDTTDSTRTVSAEV; encoded by the coding sequence ATGGCTTACCTCGACCACGCGGCCACCACACCCATGCGGCCAGCCGCCGTCCTCGCGATGACCGAGGCGTTGACCGTCGTAGGCAACGCCTCCTCGTTGCACGCCTCCGGGCGCCGAGCCCGGCGCCGTGTCGAGGAGTGTCGAGAACGACTCGCCACCGCCCTGGGCGCGCGACCGTCCGAGATCATCTTCACCGCAGGCGGCACCGAGAGCGACAACCTGGCGATCAAGGGCATCTACTGGGCGCGGCGAGACGCCGACCAGCGCCGACGCCGAATCCTGGTCGCGCCGACCGAGCATCATGCGGTGCTCGACGCGGTGCAATGGCTGGCGGATCACGAGGGCGCCGAACTCGATTGGCTGGCCGTCGACAGCACGGGCCGCGTGGCGCCCGAGACGCTGCGGGCCGCGATCGAGGCCGCACCGGAGACCGTCGCGCTCGTCACCGTGATGTGGGCGAACAACGAGGTCGGCACGATCAACCCGATGGACGCCCTGGTCGCGGTCGCCTCGGAACACGACATCCCGCTGCACTCGGACGCGGTGCAGGCCGTCGGCATGCTGCCGGTCGACTTCGGCGCCAGCGGGATCAGCGCGTTGAGCCTGGCCGGTCACAAGGTCGGCGGGCCCATCGGGGTCGGCGCGCTGCTGCTGCGCAGAGACGTCGCCTGTGTCCCGCTGTTGCACGGCGGTGGTCAGGAACGCGACGTGCGCTCCGGGACGCTGGACGCGCCCGCGGTCGCCGCCCTCAGCGCCGCCGTCGAGGAATCCGTCGGGCAACGGGCGCCGACGGCCCGACGTGTCGAAGGGCTCCGCGACGAGCTGATCGCCCAGGTCTTGGCGCAGGTGCCCGACGCCGTGGTCAACGGCGCGGCGGGCGAGCGGCTTCGGACCGGATCCGAGCAACCCGCACTGCCGGGCATCGCGCACTTCACCTTCCCCGGCTGCGAGGGCGATGCGCTGCTCATGCTGCTGGACGCCAAGGGCATCGAATGCTCGACCGGTTCGGCCTGTACGGCGGGGGTCGCCGAGGCCAGCCACGTGCTGATCGCGATGGGCGCCGACCGGTCGGCGGCGCGCGGCTCCCTGCGGTTCTCGCTCGGGCACGACTCCACCCCCGAGGACGTGCGAGAACTCGGTGCGGTCATCGGCTCGGTCGTCGAACGGGCCAGGGCGGCGGGCGTCACCCGGCGTCGGACCGCATCCACAGACGACGGCAGATCGGACCCGAGCGGGAACACCGGCGGCCCCGCGAACGCTGACCTCTCCGGGCGGCCGACCGAGACCGGGGCGCGAAAGAGCTCCGGGGCGACGGCGGGCCCCCGAAACTCGATGGACACGACGGATTCGACACGTACCGTGTCGGCGGAGGTATGA
- a CDS encoding electron transfer flavoprotein subunit alpha/FixB family protein yields the protein MSEVLVLVDHADGEVKKNTFELLTLARRLGEPVAVVVGAPGVAAKAKEALAGYGAAKVYAAESASATELLITPEVDALGLLVERVAPAGVLVGATITGKEIAGRVAARIGSGVLVEVDDVDAEGVATQAVFGGAYVVKSKVTTGVPVYSVRPGALEAEATAGAGAEETVELPEPQGATVTRITGREPIVGGDRPELTDASVVVSGGRGVGSAESFSVVEQLADVLGAAVGASRAAVDSGYYPGQFQVGQTGKSVSPQLYIALGISGAIQHRAGMQTSKTIVAINKDAEAPIFEIADFGVVGDLFSVAPQLTEEITRRKS from the coding sequence ATGTCCGAGGTCCTGGTCCTCGTCGACCACGCCGACGGCGAGGTCAAGAAGAACACCTTCGAGCTGCTGACCCTGGCTCGCAGGCTGGGTGAGCCCGTCGCAGTGGTTGTCGGCGCCCCCGGCGTCGCGGCCAAGGCGAAGGAGGCGTTGGCTGGCTACGGCGCGGCCAAGGTCTACGCCGCCGAGTCGGCGTCCGCCACCGAACTGCTCATCACCCCCGAGGTGGATGCGTTGGGGCTGCTCGTCGAGCGCGTCGCACCTGCGGGCGTGCTGGTCGGCGCGACGATCACCGGCAAGGAGATCGCCGGTCGAGTCGCGGCGCGCATCGGCTCCGGCGTACTGGTCGAGGTCGACGACGTGGACGCCGAGGGTGTCGCCACGCAGGCCGTGTTCGGCGGTGCCTACGTGGTGAAGTCCAAGGTCACCACCGGCGTCCCGGTGTACAGCGTCCGGCCGGGTGCCCTGGAGGCCGAGGCCACTGCGGGTGCGGGCGCCGAGGAGACGGTCGAACTTCCCGAACCCCAGGGCGCCACGGTCACCCGGATCACCGGTCGCGAGCCGATCGTGGGCGGCGACCGTCCCGAGCTGACCGACGCGTCGGTCGTGGTCTCCGGTGGTCGAGGAGTCGGCAGCGCCGAGAGCTTCAGCGTGGTCGAGCAGCTCGCCGACGTGCTGGGAGCCGCCGTCGGCGCCTCCCGAGCGGCCGTCGACTCCGGTTACTACCCGGGTCAGTTCCAGGTCGGTCAGACCGGTAAGTCGGTGTCCCCGCAGCTCTACATCGCGCTGGGCATCTCCGGTGCCATCCAGCACCGGGCCGGGATGCAGACCTCGAAGACGATCGTGGCGATCAACAAGGACGCCGAGGCGCCGATCTTCGAGATCGCGGACTTCGGTGTGGTCGGCGACCTCTTCTCGGTGGCTCCGCAGCTGACCGAGGAGATCACCCGACGCAAGAGCTGA
- the mnmA gene encoding tRNA 2-thiouridine(34) synthase MnmA produces MRVLAAMSGGVDSAVAAARAVEAGHDVVGVHLALSAKPGTLRTGSRGCCTVEDAHDARRAADLLGIPFYVWDFAERFTEDVIEDFVAEYAAGRTPNPCMRCNERIKFEALLEKALGLGFDAVCTGHYARLEVLDDGRVELRRAVDADKDQSYVLASLTADQLRHAMFPVGDTGKPEIRAEAERRGLTVAKKPDSHDICFIPDGDTRRFLDSRLGTTDGALVDDETGEVLGTHGGVHGFTVGQRKGLGLRTPAADGRARYVLSVEPVTREVRVGAAERLEVHEITTDAPVWPGGRPTSGPDDCVVQIRAHGGTAPASVDLDGDVLRLRLREGVRGVAPGQVAVLYRPDADAGDLVLGAARINSTS; encoded by the coding sequence ATGCGGGTTCTCGCGGCGATGAGCGGCGGCGTCGATTCGGCGGTGGCGGCGGCACGGGCCGTCGAGGCAGGCCATGACGTCGTGGGCGTGCACCTGGCCCTGTCGGCGAAGCCGGGCACGTTGCGGACCGGTTCGCGGGGCTGCTGCACCGTCGAGGACGCCCACGACGCGCGCCGAGCGGCCGACCTGTTGGGCATCCCGTTCTATGTGTGGGACTTCGCCGAGCGGTTCACCGAGGACGTCATCGAGGACTTCGTCGCCGAGTACGCGGCGGGCCGTACCCCGAACCCCTGTATGCGCTGCAACGAGCGGATCAAGTTCGAGGCGCTGTTGGAGAAGGCACTCGGGCTCGGCTTCGACGCGGTGTGCACCGGGCACTACGCCCGGCTCGAGGTCTTGGACGACGGTCGAGTCGAGCTGCGGCGGGCGGTGGACGCGGACAAGGACCAGTCCTACGTGCTGGCCTCCTTGACCGCCGATCAGCTACGGCACGCGATGTTCCCGGTCGGCGACACCGGTAAGCCGGAGATCCGGGCGGAGGCCGAGCGCCGGGGTCTGACCGTCGCGAAGAAGCCCGACAGCCACGACATCTGCTTCATCCCGGACGGCGACACCCGACGGTTCCTCGATTCCCGGCTCGGCACCACCGACGGTGCGTTGGTCGACGACGAGACCGGCGAGGTGCTGGGCACGCACGGTGGCGTGCACGGTTTCACCGTGGGCCAGCGCAAGGGACTCGGACTGCGCACCCCGGCGGCCGACGGCCGCGCCAGGTACGTGCTGTCGGTCGAGCCGGTCACCCGCGAGGTACGGGTCGGCGCCGCCGAGCGGCTGGAGGTCCACGAGATCACCACCGACGCGCCGGTGTGGCCCGGCGGCCGCCCGACGAGTGGACCCGATGACTGCGTCGTGCAGATCCGGGCGCACGGGGGCACCGCCCCCGCATCGGTCGATCTGGACGGCGACGTCCTGCGGCTGCGGCTGCGGGAGGGCGTCAGAGGGGTGGCACCGGGGCAGGTGGCCGTGCTCTACCGCCCGGATGCCGATGCAGGCGATCTCGTGCTCGGCGCAGCGCGGATCAACTCGACCAGCTGA
- a CDS encoding class I SAM-dependent methyltransferase yields MSADHTVAALPLTGERTLPGIAEENYWFRRHEAAYRAFLPLCHGARVVDAGAGEGYGAAMLALTARQVLAVDLDAQAVHHVARCYPEVAAVRAELTTLPIAAGSVDVVANLQVIEHLWDQPAFLAECHRVLRPGGSLLLTTPNRLTFSPTGTKNPFHTRELDPDELAELLTDAGFHVHRLAGLRHSTALQEREARRGGSLIEEQIRLATEGLPWPADLLREVAAIDVEDFVLSDEELATSLDLIAVGRRP; encoded by the coding sequence ATGTCCGCCGATCACACCGTCGCCGCGCTGCCACTGACCGGGGAACGCACCCTGCCGGGCATCGCCGAGGAGAACTACTGGTTCCGCAGGCACGAGGCCGCCTATCGCGCGTTCCTGCCGTTGTGCCATGGCGCCCGGGTGGTGGACGCGGGCGCGGGTGAGGGCTACGGCGCCGCCATGCTGGCCCTGACCGCACGGCAGGTTCTCGCGGTCGACCTCGATGCTCAGGCCGTGCACCACGTCGCGCGGTGTTATCCCGAGGTCGCGGCGGTCCGCGCCGAGCTGACCACCCTGCCGATCGCCGCCGGAAGCGTCGACGTGGTGGCGAATCTGCAGGTGATCGAACATCTCTGGGATCAGCCCGCGTTCCTCGCCGAATGCCATCGCGTCCTGCGGCCCGGCGGTTCGCTGCTGCTGACCACTCCGAATCGGCTGACGTTCTCCCCCACCGGGACCAAGAATCCGTTCCATACCCGTGAACTCGATCCCGACGAGCTGGCCGAGCTGCTCACCGACGCCGGATTCCACGTGCATCGGCTCGCCGGCCTGCGGCACAGCACCGCGCTGCAGGAACGAGAGGCACGCCGAGGCGGCTCCCTGATCGAGGAGCAGATCCGGTTGGCGACCGAGGGGCTGCCTTGGCCCGCCGACCTGCTGCGGGAGGTCGCCGCCATCGACGTCGAGGATTTCGTGCTGTCCGACGAGGAATTGGCGACCAGCCTCGACCTGATCGCGGTCGGGAGACGGCCGTGA
- a CDS encoding PPOX class F420-dependent oxidoreductase: protein MSVTPEKLRQLLDSRVFGIVATVAPDGSPQQSVVWLAADGDDLRFFIAVGSRKERNLRRDPRIGVLISPADAPYSYAAIRGTARFEPDTALALRDELSRKYVGLSYAEHIAQTPEAAHLGPITSVRVSPERITGRL, encoded by the coding sequence ATGTCCGTCACTCCGGAGAAACTCCGACAGCTGCTGGATTCCCGTGTCTTCGGCATCGTGGCCACCGTCGCGCCGGACGGAAGCCCACAACAGTCGGTGGTCTGGTTGGCCGCCGACGGCGACGACCTGCGCTTCTTCATCGCGGTCGGTAGCCGCAAGGAACGCAATCTGCGCCGGGACCCGAGGATCGGCGTGCTGATCAGCCCCGCCGATGCGCCGTACAGCTATGCCGCCATCCGGGGCACGGCGCGGTTCGAACCGGACACGGCCCTGGCGCTGCGCGACGAACTCTCCCGGAAGTACGTGGGACTCTCCTACGCCGAGCACATCGCACAGACTCCGGAAGCCGCCCACCTCGGCCCGATCACCTCGGTGCGGGTGAGCCCCGAACGCATCACCGGGCGGCTTTGA